One Scomber japonicus isolate fScoJap1 chromosome 1, fScoJap1.pri, whole genome shotgun sequence DNA window includes the following coding sequences:
- the LOC128369109 gene encoding NLR family CARD domain-containing protein 3-like: protein MDNLLMEGFRGKEDTMTPHSSPSRKVPSDQSAQQHQTQLDSIFMLLEENIVTFVKNELKKVQRGLSSDYPECLESQSEDEEVLDGEEEEQRRSSREAFLKITLHFLRRMKQEELAERLQSRTCATKCRHKLKSNLQKKFQCLFEGIAKAGNPTLLNQIYTPLYITEGGTAEVNAEHEVIQIETASWKPDRPETTIRCEDIFKALPGRDESIRTVMTKGVAGIGKTVLTQKFTLDWAEDKANQDIHFTFPFTFRELNGLKEKKYSLVELVHHFFTETKEAGICRFEEFQVVFIFDGLDECRLPLDFHNTEILTDVTESTSVDVLLTNLIRGKLLPSARLWITTRPAAANQIPSECVGMVTEVRGFTDPQKEEYFRKRFRDEEQASTIISHIKTSRSLHTMCHIPVFCWITATVLEDVSKSKERGELPKTLTEMYIHFLVVQSKLKNVKYDGGAETDPHWSPESRKMIESLGKLAFEQLQKGNLIFYESDLTECGIDIRAASVYSGVFTQVFKEERGLYQDKVFCFIHLSVQEFLAALHVHLTFINSGVNLLQEEQTSSWWPKVFKGKPEPTLYQSAVDKALKSPNGHLDLFLRFLLGLSLETNQSLLQGLLTQTGSSSKTSQETIEYIKKKISENVSAERSINLFHCLNELNDRSLVEQIQQYLRSGSLSTHKLSPAQWSALGYILLSSENYLDVFDLKKYSASEEALLGLLPVVKASNKALLSDCNLSERSCKTLSPVLSSQSSSLRDLDLSNNDLQDSGVKQLSVGLESSHCRLETLSLSGCLITEEGCASLASALSRNPSHLRELDLSYNHPGDSGEKLLSAGLEDPQWRLDTLRLDHDGPQRLKPGLRKYTCELELDPNTANRKLKLSDNNMKVTHVEEVQSYPDHPDRFDVKPQLLCGNVLTGSCYWEVERTGSLSVSLSYRGISRKGGKDDCEFGRNDQSWSLYCSEDGVYCVWHNNTPTSIPPSSSSSSSSSSSSSSSSSSASIPDRVAVYVDCPAGTLSFYRVSSDTLIHLHTFNTTFTQPLYAGFAVWSGSMSLCPL, encoded by the exons atggacaacctgctgatggaag GTTTCCGGGGCAAAGAGGACACAATGACTCCTCACTCCAGTCCCAGCAGGAAG gttcccagtgatcagtctgcacagcagcatcaaacacagctggactccatatttatg ctgctggaggagaacatcgtcacttttgtgaagaatgaGCTGAAGAAAGTCCAGAGGGGTTTGAGTtcagattacccagaatgcttagagagtcagagtgaggatgaagaggtgttggacggtgaggaggaagagcagaggaggagcagcagagaggcatttctgaagatcacactgcacttcctgaggagaatgaagcaggaggagctggctgagcgtctgcagagca gaacttGCGCTACAAAGTGTCGACATAAACTCAAatctaacctgcagaagaagttccagtgtctgtttgaggggatcgctaaagcaggaaacccaacccttctgaatcagatctacacacccctctacatcacagagggagggactgcagaggtcaatgctGAACATGAAGTCatacagattgaaacagcatcctggaaaccagacagaccagaaacaacaatcagatgcgaggacatttttaaagccttacctggaagagatgaatcaatcagaacagtgatgacaaagggagtggctggcattgggaaaacagtcttaacacagaagttcactctggactgggctgaagacaaagccaaccaggacatacacttcacatttccattcactttcagagagctgaatgggctgaaagagaaaaagtacagcttggtggaacttgttcatcacttctttactgaaaccaaagaagcaggaatctgcaggtttgaagagtttcaggttgtgttcatctttgacggtctggatgagtgtcgacttcctctggacttccacaacactgagatcctgactgatgttacagagtccacctcagtggatgtgctgctgacaaacctcatcagggggaaactgcttccctctgctcgcctctggataaccacacgacctgcagcggccaatcagatcccttctgagtgtgtcggcatggtgacagaggtccgagggttcactgacccacagaaggaggagtacttcaggaagagattcagagatgaggagcaggccagcaccatcatctcccacatcaagacatcacgaagcctccacaccatgtgccacatcccagtcttctgctggatcactgctacagttctggaagATGTGTCgaaaagcaaagagagaggagagctgcccaagaccctgactgagatgtacatccacttcctggtggttcagtctAAACTGAAGAatgtcaagtatgatggaggagctgagacagatccacactggagtccagagagcaggaagatgattgagtctctgggaaaactggcttttgagcagctgcagaaaggcaacctgatcttctatgaatcagacctgacagagtgtggcatcgatatcagagcagcctcagtgtactcaggagtgttcacacaggtctttaaagaggagagagggctgtaccaggacaaggtgttctgcttcatccatctgagtgttcaggagtttctggctgctcttcatgtccatctgacattcatcaactctggagtcaatctgctgcaAGAAGAACAGACATCATCCTGGTGGCCTAAAGTATTTAAAGGCAAACCTGAACCAACactctaccagagtgctgtggacaaGGCCTtgaagagtccaaatggacacctggacttgttcctccgcttcctcctgggtctttcactggaGACCAATCAAAGTCTCTTAcaaggtctgctgacacagacaggaagtagctcaaagACCAGTCAGGAAACAattgagtacatcaagaagaagatcagtgagaatgtgtctgcagagagaagcatcaatctgttccactgtctgaatgaactgaatgatcgttctctagtggagcagatccaacagtacctgagatcaggaagtctctccacacataaactgtctcctgctcagtggtcagctctgggctacattttactgtcatcagaaaattaTTTAGACGTGTTTGatctgaagaaatactctgcttcagaggaggctcttctggggctgctgccagtggtcaaagcctccaacaaagcttt GTTGAGTGACTgcaacctctcagagagaagctgtaaAACTCTGTCACCAGTTCTGAGCTCCCAATCCTccagtctgagagatctggacctgagtaacaacgacctgcaggattcaggagtgaagcagctgtctgTTGGACTGGAGAGTTCACACTgcagactggaaactctcag tctgtcaggatgtctgatcacagaggaaggctgtgcttctctggcctcagctctgagccgcaacccctcccatctgagagagctggacctgagctacaatcatccaggagactcaggagagaagcttctgtctgctggactggaggatccacaatggagactggacactctcag GTTGGATCATGATGGAccacagagactgaaacctggtctgagaAAGT atacCTGTGAACTGGagctggatccaaacacagcaaacagaaaactcaaactgtctgacaacaacatgaaggtgacacatgtggaggaggttcagtcatatcctgatcatccagacagatttgatgttaagcctcagctgctgtgtggaaatgttctgactggtagctgttactgggaggtcgagagAACAGGAAGTCTTTCTGTATCATtgagttacagaggaatcagcaggaaaggaggcaAAGATGACTGTGAGTTTGgaaggaatgatcagtcctggagtctgtaCTGCTCTGAGGATGGTGTTTACTGTGTCTGGCACAATAATACACCAACATCgattcccccctcctcctcctcctcctcctcctcctcctcctcctcctcctcctcctcctcctccgcctctaTCCCTGatagagtagcagtgtatgtggactgtcctgctggcactctgtccttctacagagtctcctctgacacactgatccacctccacaccttcaacaccacattcactcagcccctgtatgctgggtttgcaGTCTGGTCTGGTTCaatgtctctgtgtcctctgtag